One Idiomarina loihiensis L2TR genomic window carries:
- a CDS encoding ABC transporter ATP-binding protein, whose protein sequence is MSQINLKVQSLNKHYGEKAALTNVSLNAYAGEVIAVLGKNGAGKTTLIHSILGMHDYEAQHLEVLGTQLNSQHRPLTIRQRVGVMMQLGTLNANLTVAEQLDLFCSYYPSGATPEVLLREFDLTGIAKQRFGKLSGGQRQQVLFAISVAGNPDLLFLDEPTVGMDVEARHLLWEQINKRRQHGCALVLTTHYIEEAERLADRVAVLRDGQIIAQGSVNEVIANHGSLESAYLHLIREPAHA, encoded by the coding sequence ATGAGTCAGATAAACCTTAAAGTACAGTCGCTTAATAAACACTATGGCGAAAAAGCGGCGCTGACCAATGTCAGCCTTAATGCCTATGCAGGTGAAGTCATTGCCGTACTTGGAAAAAATGGAGCAGGCAAAACCACCTTAATTCACAGCATACTTGGCATGCATGATTATGAGGCTCAGCATTTAGAGGTTCTGGGAACTCAACTCAATAGTCAGCATAGACCGTTAACCATCCGTCAGCGTGTTGGGGTTATGATGCAGCTTGGTACCCTAAACGCAAACTTGACCGTCGCTGAACAACTGGATTTATTTTGTAGCTATTATCCGTCAGGCGCCACTCCAGAAGTTTTACTGAGGGAATTTGATTTAACTGGCATTGCTAAGCAACGCTTCGGTAAGTTATCAGGGGGCCAGCGTCAGCAAGTTCTGTTTGCCATCTCGGTAGCCGGAAACCCCGACTTACTTTTTCTTGATGAACCTACCGTAGGGATGGATGTTGAAGCGCGCCACTTGCTTTGGGAGCAGATAAATAAGCGTCGACAGCATGGCTGCGCTTTAGTACTAACCACTCATTACATTGAAGAAGCAGAGCGACTTGCCGATCGTGTTGCTGTCTTACGGGACGGACAAATTATTGCACAGGGTTCAGTCAACGAGGTTATTGCCAATCACGGTTCCCTGGAGTCAGCCTA
- a CDS encoding sensor histidine kinase, whose amino-acid sequence MSDKQRVREQKHAWIYLFNLGFYILPMVLFPYQVWEIAVMVAALLVFIGLYYCCYSVPRQQMLWPILGMYIIACAVTPLNPGSIALFSYAGFFVGFAYNWRVALAAVAGIILTLATFHFGPGTSWDLFLPYGIVIVGTVSIFGRVERLRQQHAEEQERDAEEIERLATSVERERIARDLHDILGHTLSSIILKSDLAKAQLSKQRYDEASEQLVELSEIARESLSQVRQSVSGYKHGGLQLELRRLEQRLTDGGFSTRITGTPPIIDERRETSLVLAITELVTNIIRHSNGQQCLIHFDETANTYCIKVVDNGRCHDVSVGNGLSGVELRIQELGGSMSISTNKGCEVALFLPKLAEQQP is encoded by the coding sequence ATGTCAGATAAGCAGCGGGTACGCGAACAAAAACATGCGTGGATTTACCTATTTAACCTCGGTTTCTATATTTTACCGATGGTGCTTTTTCCGTATCAGGTTTGGGAAATTGCTGTCATGGTGGCGGCGCTGTTGGTTTTTATTGGTCTCTATTACTGTTGTTATTCGGTACCGCGGCAGCAAATGCTGTGGCCTATCCTTGGCATGTACATTATTGCTTGCGCAGTGACGCCACTAAACCCCGGGTCTATTGCTCTTTTTAGTTACGCGGGATTTTTTGTTGGCTTTGCCTATAACTGGCGGGTTGCGCTTGCGGCTGTTGCCGGCATTATTCTTACCTTAGCTACATTCCACTTTGGCCCGGGAACCAGCTGGGATCTCTTTTTGCCCTACGGTATCGTCATTGTTGGCACTGTTTCTATTTTTGGTCGGGTTGAACGACTCAGACAGCAACATGCTGAAGAGCAAGAACGTGATGCTGAAGAGATTGAGCGTTTAGCAACCAGTGTCGAACGGGAGCGGATAGCAAGGGACTTGCATGACATTTTGGGTCACACGCTTTCCAGTATTATTTTGAAGTCGGATCTCGCCAAGGCGCAACTTTCTAAGCAGCGTTACGATGAAGCTTCTGAGCAGTTAGTAGAGCTAAGTGAAATTGCTCGCGAATCCCTTTCGCAGGTGCGGCAAAGTGTTTCGGGGTACAAGCATGGAGGGCTACAGCTTGAGCTGAGACGACTTGAGCAGCGTTTGACTGACGGAGGCTTCAGTACTCGGATAACCGGAACACCGCCGATAATAGATGAGCGACGGGAAACCTCATTGGTGTTAGCAATAACCGAATTGGTAACCAATATTATTCGTCACAGCAATGGTCAACAATGCTTGATCCATTTTGACGAAACAGCAAACACTTACTGTATTAAAGTTGTGGATAATGGTCGTTGTCATGACGTGAGTGTGGGCAACGGTTTGAGCGGCGTTGAGCTGAGAATACAGGAGCTTGGCGGCTCGATGTCCATCTCAACAAACAAAGGGTGCGAGGTGGCTCTCTTCTTACCAAAACTCGCAGAACAACAGCCATGA
- a CDS encoding response regulator transcription factor — protein sequence MKILLAEDQTMVRTALASLLRLESDYHVDEAVDGVDAQKKLQESDYDVLLSDIEMPNLSGLELVQWAQQQQPNLRSVIITTFNRSGYIKRAIDSGVRGFLLKDAPINELIASLQRVCLGEQVISNELLLQALGQHDPLTEKERKALRLASQGLSTQAIAEQLFIAPGTARNYLSEAINKLHASNRTEAARIAHQKGWL from the coding sequence ATGAAAATTCTTTTAGCTGAAGATCAAACCATGGTGAGAACTGCGCTGGCAAGTTTGTTGCGACTGGAGTCTGATTACCACGTCGATGAAGCCGTGGATGGCGTTGATGCTCAGAAAAAATTACAAGAATCTGATTACGATGTGTTGTTGAGCGATATTGAAATGCCTAACCTTTCCGGTCTTGAGCTTGTCCAGTGGGCGCAGCAGCAACAACCAAACCTTCGTTCGGTTATTATCACCACCTTTAACCGTTCCGGTTATATTAAGCGAGCTATTGACTCAGGTGTTCGTGGTTTTCTACTAAAAGATGCGCCCATTAATGAACTGATCGCGTCGTTGCAACGGGTATGTCTGGGTGAGCAAGTGATAAGTAATGAGCTTCTTCTTCAGGCTCTGGGGCAGCATGACCCCTTGACAGAAAAAGAGCGTAAAGCACTACGTCTGGCAAGTCAGGGGTTAAGTACTCAAGCTATCGCAGAACAGTTATTCATTGCTCCAGGTACTGCTCGAAATTATCTTTCGGAGGCAATCAATAAACTGCATGCGAGCAACCGGACAGAGGCTGCTCGCATCGCTCATCAAAAAGGCTGGTTGTAA
- a CDS encoding NADP-dependent oxidoreductase → MTTYKAIKLVKRPEPGPVSANIFEVTEKELPKAGSGEILIKQRQMSLDPAMFGWMSPDTESYIPPVELNTVMRSSGVGEVVESNHPEFEVGDRVMGMMGWQEYALSDGKGINKVQADVPDETVLSVFALPGLTATQGLLNVGKPKNGETIVVTGAAGSVGSIVGQIAKAEGLKVIGVVGSDEKANWIVNELGFDGAINYKTDDLRDQLTKLTPDGVDLYFENTGGPIQNLVVERMNAHGRVVVCGMIADYDKEVPSPGPSWVPVIKKRLTIQGFTMPDHFDQIPSLLQQLTPYVMSGKIKHRSHILEGLESAIEGLNMFFTGDNKGKLIVKL, encoded by the coding sequence ATGACTACTTATAAAGCGATTAAACTGGTTAAGCGCCCTGAGCCGGGCCCAGTCTCAGCGAACATTTTTGAAGTAACGGAAAAGGAGCTCCCGAAAGCCGGTTCCGGTGAAATATTAATAAAACAGCGGCAAATGTCGCTTGATCCTGCGATGTTTGGCTGGATGAGCCCCGATACAGAGAGCTACATACCACCAGTTGAATTAAACACGGTAATGCGCAGCTCGGGTGTTGGAGAGGTTGTCGAGAGTAACCATCCTGAGTTTGAAGTCGGCGACCGGGTTATGGGCATGATGGGCTGGCAGGAATATGCACTGAGCGACGGAAAAGGTATTAACAAGGTTCAGGCCGACGTACCTGACGAAACTGTACTCTCAGTATTCGCCTTACCCGGGTTAACTGCTACGCAAGGGTTACTTAATGTAGGTAAACCTAAAAATGGAGAAACCATCGTAGTAACAGGCGCTGCAGGTTCAGTCGGCTCAATTGTCGGTCAGATAGCAAAAGCCGAAGGCCTTAAAGTGATAGGTGTTGTCGGGAGTGACGAAAAAGCCAACTGGATAGTCAACGAACTTGGTTTCGACGGCGCGATTAATTATAAAACTGATGATTTGCGCGACCAACTGACTAAGCTGACTCCTGATGGCGTAGATTTATACTTTGAAAATACCGGCGGCCCCATTCAAAACCTGGTGGTTGAACGTATGAACGCGCACGGTCGTGTGGTGGTTTGCGGCATGATAGCCGACTACGATAAAGAAGTGCCCAGCCCCGGACCAAGCTGGGTGCCTGTTATTAAAAAGCGGCTGACAATTCAGGGCTTTACCATGCCAGATCACTTCGACCAAATTCCAAGCTTGCTGCAACAACTGACGCCTTACGTTATGTCCGGCAAAATAAAACACCGTTCGCATATTCTTGAAGGGCTGGAATCAGCCATTGAGGGACTGAACATGTTCTTTACCGGCGACAATAAAGGTAAGTTGATTGTGAAGCTTTAA
- a CDS encoding DUF4282 domain-containing protein, which produces MKDVLFFNNMLTPKIITFVYWILLLAAVVGGVSTMFMGYEGFTFGNFLKGIFYALAGGVGARIWCELLIVLFKMNEALQDLRKK; this is translated from the coding sequence ATGAAAGACGTTCTATTTTTTAACAATATGCTGACACCGAAGATCATTACCTTTGTGTATTGGATTTTGCTTTTGGCCGCCGTTGTTGGTGGGGTAAGCACTATGTTTATGGGTTATGAAGGTTTTACCTTTGGTAACTTCCTTAAAGGGATATTTTACGCTCTGGCCGGAGGCGTTGGTGCCAGAATTTGGTGTGAGCTTCTTATTGTTCTGTTTAAAATGAACGAAGCTCTGCAGGATCTTCGTAAGAAGTAA
- a CDS encoding EAL domain-containing protein, which yields MRNLIAIALLLLASGSMAQDVTLKVGVYDNPPKIMFDEYGQLSGIHGQLLMNIAQRHNWQLVPVECEWDQCLKLLREGRIDIFPDVVKNDERETWASFHNEPALLSWSQLYAPKEEKITNLLDLNNKRVAVLRDSVQEEYLKQLIENFDLNSELYPVQSLAEGFDAVVAGKVNATSADQLFGDKQVTEYAIEMTPIMFLPNEVFFAVPKGSHADILSTLDRELKRLKADENSDYYEIIERWSSGQSHLTISVYVWWLMTALVLLFLTVVGFNLLLRRKVTEKTQALAESKYRLNTILDSVEAYIFIKDKELKYQYANQQVLKLFQLKLGDFIGKTDADLFDKSTADTLKVFDNKVIKSGKRAAQEEISFLPDKKKPLHFWSVKVPLYDANKKVIGLCGICTDISEYQSMKEEIQSLAYFDPLTGLANRRFMLERLKDEFYRYQNGGDDGVLAMLDIDQFKKVNDSVSHDAGDELLVLFGQRLESELLQTETAGRLGADEFMVLLKSKSGINLLDDKNLRQRLQVLVERLSEPYQLGEKTESISVSMGVTLFSDAQNTGDLLQGADLALSQAKETNASKLQFFNTGIQREFNYRQKMITGLRQAITTESLEVYLQPQYQQLTDEASQRCLGFEALLRWYDEELGWVSPAEFIPLAESQGLMPDLHRLVLNQVLAAIPKLQHAISDKGGRVAINVSASQFKYPGFVEDIEARLTAAGIPGELLELEVTESLLIDDIENTAANMERLKRLGVTFALDDFGTGYASLGYLKRLPLNSLKIDQSFVRDMKNGNSDEAIVRTVIALGKSLDLAIIAEGVETEEHLHKLQEMGCFCFQGYYFARPEPSHFWMSDERV from the coding sequence TTGCGAAACCTTATTGCTATTGCTTTATTGCTACTTGCTTCGGGATCAATGGCTCAGGATGTAACATTGAAAGTGGGTGTTTATGACAACCCGCCCAAAATCATGTTCGATGAATACGGCCAGTTGAGCGGTATTCATGGCCAGCTTCTTATGAATATTGCACAGCGTCATAATTGGCAACTGGTGCCGGTCGAATGTGAATGGGATCAATGCTTAAAGCTCTTGCGCGAGGGGCGAATTGATATTTTCCCGGATGTTGTGAAAAACGATGAAAGAGAGACTTGGGCTAGTTTTCATAATGAGCCTGCTTTATTGAGTTGGTCACAGCTTTATGCGCCGAAAGAAGAAAAAATTACCAACCTTTTAGATTTGAACAACAAACGTGTGGCGGTACTGCGGGACTCTGTTCAGGAAGAGTATCTAAAACAATTAATTGAGAATTTTGATCTAAACAGTGAGCTTTATCCGGTGCAGAGCCTTGCCGAAGGGTTTGATGCGGTTGTTGCGGGAAAGGTCAACGCCACTTCGGCGGATCAGCTTTTTGGCGATAAGCAAGTGACAGAATATGCCATTGAAATGACCCCCATCATGTTTCTTCCTAATGAGGTTTTCTTTGCCGTTCCTAAAGGTTCTCATGCAGATATTCTGTCAACTCTGGACAGAGAGCTAAAGCGCTTAAAAGCCGATGAAAACTCCGATTACTATGAAATTATTGAGCGCTGGAGTTCAGGGCAAAGTCACTTAACAATTTCTGTTTACGTTTGGTGGTTAATGACGGCATTGGTCTTACTATTCTTGACTGTTGTTGGGTTTAATCTGCTTTTGCGTCGCAAGGTTACCGAAAAAACACAAGCGCTGGCTGAAAGTAAGTATCGTTTGAATACCATTTTAGACAGTGTTGAAGCTTATATTTTTATCAAAGATAAAGAGCTGAAGTATCAGTATGCGAACCAGCAGGTTTTAAAACTGTTTCAGTTAAAACTGGGTGATTTCATCGGAAAAACCGATGCCGATTTGTTTGATAAAAGCACCGCCGATACGCTTAAAGTTTTTGACAACAAAGTAATAAAAAGCGGTAAACGGGCGGCTCAGGAAGAAATTAGCTTTCTGCCTGACAAAAAAAAGCCGCTTCATTTTTGGTCTGTAAAAGTGCCGTTATATGATGCCAATAAGAAGGTTATTGGCTTGTGCGGAATTTGTACTGACATTTCAGAATACCAGAGCATGAAAGAAGAAATTCAGTCTCTTGCGTACTTCGACCCTTTAACCGGCCTGGCGAATAGACGTTTCATGCTGGAGCGTTTGAAAGACGAGTTTTATCGTTACCAGAATGGCGGAGATGATGGTGTGCTGGCAATGTTGGATATCGACCAGTTCAAGAAAGTGAATGACAGCGTAAGCCATGACGCGGGAGACGAGCTTTTGGTTCTGTTTGGCCAGAGACTGGAGTCTGAGCTGCTTCAGACTGAAACTGCCGGACGTCTGGGGGCCGATGAATTTATGGTGCTGTTAAAGAGTAAAAGCGGTATTAATCTGCTGGACGATAAGAATCTGCGTCAGCGCCTGCAGGTTTTGGTAGAGCGTTTAAGTGAGCCTTACCAATTAGGCGAAAAAACGGAGTCGATATCAGTCAGTATGGGCGTCACTTTGTTTTCCGATGCGCAAAACACCGGAGATCTACTTCAGGGAGCCGACCTGGCGCTGTCGCAGGCAAAAGAGACCAATGCATCAAAGCTGCAATTTTTTAATACGGGCATACAGCGCGAATTTAATTATCGGCAAAAGATGATAACTGGGTTACGACAGGCAATAACGACAGAGTCACTGGAAGTGTATTTGCAGCCGCAGTACCAACAGCTAACGGATGAGGCCAGCCAGCGTTGTTTGGGCTTTGAAGCGTTACTCCGTTGGTACGACGAAGAACTTGGTTGGGTGTCTCCCGCAGAGTTTATTCCGTTAGCCGAAAGTCAGGGACTCATGCCCGACCTGCATCGGTTGGTGCTGAATCAGGTACTGGCAGCCATTCCCAAATTGCAACACGCTATAAGTGATAAAGGCGGACGTGTTGCGATAAACGTCAGTGCCAGCCAGTTTAAATACCCCGGATTTGTAGAAGATATTGAGGCCCGTTTAACGGCGGCTGGTATTCCCGGAGAGTTGCTTGAGCTGGAAGTAACCGAGAGTTTACTCATTGATGATATTGAAAACACGGCTGCGAATATGGAAAGGCTAAAACGCCTGGGAGTGACCTTTGCGCTGGATGATTTTGGAACCGGTTACGCCTCTTTGGGCTATCTGAAACGTTTGCCCTTAAATTCGTTAAAGATAGATCAATCTTTTGTGCGAGACATGAAAAACGGCAACAGCGATGAAGCTATAGTAAGAACGGTGATAGCACTGGGCAAAAGTCTTGATTTAGCCATTATCGCAGAAGGTGTCGAAACGGAGGAGCACTTGCATAAACTACAGGAAATGGGGTGCTTTTGTTTTCAGGGTTACTATTTTGCCAGGCCAGAACCCAGTCATTTTTGGATGTCTGATGAGCGAGTTTAA
- a CDS encoding potassium channel family protein, whose translation MLISFICNSIIVGLAVIFHYEALNRIGWLITHMRMFSQIRLMFGVMLAIIAHTVEVSIFALAYYFMHHEEGFGTLVGNFDGSFLDALYFSFTVFSTVGFGDIEPSGALRFLTGVESLTGLVLITWTASFLYVEMQRYWHR comes from the coding sequence ATGCTAATTTCCTTTATCTGTAACTCGATTATCGTCGGCTTAGCGGTTATTTTTCACTACGAAGCGCTTAACCGAATAGGTTGGCTGATCACTCACATGAGAATGTTCAGTCAAATTCGACTGATGTTTGGGGTCATGCTCGCAATCATCGCGCATACGGTAGAGGTTTCTATTTTTGCGCTTGCTTATTACTTTATGCATCACGAAGAAGGTTTTGGCACCTTAGTCGGTAATTTTGATGGAAGTTTTTTGGATGCTTTATACTTTTCTTTCACGGTTTTTAGTACGGTTGGTTTTGGCGATATAGAGCCTTCGGGAGCACTCCGCTTTTTAACTGGTGTGGAGAGTTTAACTGGTTTAGTTTTAATTACCTGGACGGCTTCGTTTCTATACGTTGAAATGCAGCGTTACTGGCACCGTTAA
- the ompR gene encoding osmolarity response regulator transcription factor OmpR translates to MMQETLKILVVDDDARLRSLLERYLTEQNFQVRVAQDSEQMDRLLTRENFNLLVLDLMLPGEDGLSICKRLRSQGNNLPVIMLTAKGDEVDRIIGLELGADDYLAKPFNPRELLARVRAVLRRRGTEAPGAPSQEDQEITFGEFRLNLGTREMFRGDTPMPLTSGEFAVLKALVNNARQPLSRDKLMHLARGRDYSALERSIDVQVSRLRRMLEVDPTKPRYIQTVWGLGYVFVPDGQLKS, encoded by the coding sequence ATGATGCAGGAAACATTAAAAATTTTAGTGGTAGATGATGACGCACGGCTGCGAAGCTTGCTGGAGCGTTATCTTACTGAGCAAAACTTTCAGGTACGGGTGGCGCAGGACTCTGAGCAAATGGACCGCTTGCTGACCCGGGAAAACTTTAATTTACTCGTACTGGATTTAATGCTGCCGGGCGAAGACGGACTCTCCATTTGCAAGCGTTTGCGTAGCCAGGGAAACAATCTGCCGGTCATTATGCTAACCGCAAAGGGCGACGAAGTGGACCGTATTATTGGCCTGGAACTCGGTGCTGATGACTATCTGGCTAAGCCTTTTAACCCTAGAGAGCTGTTAGCTCGCGTCAGAGCGGTACTGCGCCGGCGGGGTACCGAAGCTCCTGGTGCTCCCTCGCAGGAAGATCAGGAAATAACCTTCGGTGAATTCCGGCTGAATCTGGGTACTCGCGAAATGTTTCGCGGCGACACACCTATGCCGCTGACCAGTGGTGAATTTGCGGTACTCAAAGCTCTTGTTAATAATGCACGGCAGCCACTTTCGCGCGACAAGTTAATGCATCTGGCTCGTGGTCGTGACTACAGTGCGCTGGAGCGCTCGATTGACGTGCAGGTGTCTCGTTTAAGACGTATGCTGGAAGTCGATCCGACTAAGCCCCGATATATTCAGACGGTGTGGGGTCTGGGCTACGTGTTTGTGCCGGATGGTCAACTGAAGTCCTGA
- the envZ gene encoding two-component system sensor histidine kinase EnvZ codes for MKLFPKSAFARTVALLALVLLINQLVSYVMVSNYVVRPSIEQINELVAKHIRTMFIPRQHLAETERELMTSYTEATGIEVFNDEAAEKQGLGNSTYYGYLSDDMSDMLGGEAQVRVAQGNKFYLWVKPPRAPDFWIRVPLDSMQQGRFSPLVMYLVLIGLLSVFGGMLFANWLNRPLKALEDSARRVGRGEFPEQLSEKGATEIVAVTRAFNQMSRGIRELENDRNLLMAGVSHDLRTPLTRIRLAAEMMPQGEDCLAQGIIEDIDDMNDIIDQFIDYVRLDQQESSSRESLNELIEQTVANVPDNWQKQFELDLGKLPRVWLRPLSMKRVIINLLENAERYGKHQVVVSSGHDKKQKRVWFRVTDDGPGIPEEQQATLFEPFTQGDKARGGVGSGLGLAIIKRIVDRHDGSIKLQNRPEGGLCVRIELPLNQQRQ; via the coding sequence ATGAAACTTTTTCCTAAGTCAGCGTTTGCCCGCACGGTTGCGCTGCTGGCTCTGGTGTTGCTTATTAACCAGCTCGTTTCTTACGTGATGGTAAGCAATTATGTTGTCAGACCCTCTATAGAACAAATTAATGAGCTGGTTGCTAAACACATCCGCACCATGTTTATCCCCCGTCAGCATTTAGCTGAAACCGAGCGCGAGCTCATGACCAGTTATACTGAAGCGACCGGCATTGAAGTCTTTAATGATGAAGCCGCTGAAAAGCAGGGCTTAGGTAACTCAACCTATTATGGTTATTTATCGGATGACATGAGTGATATGCTGGGTGGTGAAGCGCAAGTACGGGTAGCTCAGGGCAATAAATTCTATTTGTGGGTAAAACCTCCGCGTGCGCCTGACTTCTGGATACGCGTGCCCCTGGATAGTATGCAGCAGGGCCGCTTCTCGCCATTGGTGATGTACCTGGTACTCATTGGTTTGCTGAGCGTGTTCGGCGGTATGCTATTTGCCAACTGGTTAAACCGACCGTTAAAAGCTCTGGAGGACTCCGCCCGAAGAGTTGGACGGGGAGAGTTCCCTGAGCAGCTGTCTGAAAAAGGGGCGACCGAAATTGTGGCGGTGACTCGCGCTTTTAATCAAATGTCGCGCGGTATTCGCGAGTTGGAAAATGACCGCAACCTTTTAATGGCCGGTGTTTCTCACGACTTAAGAACCCCTCTTACTCGCATTCGTCTGGCTGCGGAAATGATGCCGCAGGGCGAAGACTGCCTGGCTCAGGGCATTATTGAAGATATAGACGACATGAACGACATTATTGATCAGTTTATTGATTACGTTCGTCTTGATCAGCAGGAGTCGAGCAGCAGAGAGTCGCTGAATGAGCTGATAGAGCAAACTGTGGCGAATGTTCCGGATAACTGGCAAAAGCAGTTTGAGCTGGATTTAGGCAAGTTGCCCAGAGTCTGGTTACGGCCCTTGTCTATGAAGCGAGTCATTATTAATTTGCTGGAAAATGCCGAACGTTACGGGAAACATCAAGTGGTGGTCAGCTCCGGGCATGATAAAAAGCAAAAACGTGTTTGGTTTAGAGTAACGGATGACGGCCCGGGCATTCCCGAAGAGCAGCAGGCCACATTATTTGAGCCTTTTACTCAGGGGGATAAAGCGCGTGGTGGCGTTGGGTCCGGTCTGGGGCTGGCTATTATTAAGCGCATTGTCGACCGGCACGACGGCAGTATAAAACTGCAAAACCGCCCGGAAGGCGGCTTGTGCGTGCGGATTGAACTGCCGCTGAATCAGCAACGGCAGTAA
- the sthA gene encoding Si-specific NAD(P)(+) transhydrogenase — protein MTAIKPETETEFDVVVIGTGPGGEGAAMQLAKSGYNVAIVEKHKALGGGCTHWGTIPSKALRHSVSRLIEYNNNPLFSGPGWQSGMTFSHILHYAESVIRKQVKLRSSFYDRNDVTVVHGTASFLDKNRIRVTKLDGSVDDLITKHVVIATGSRPYNPKDVDFSHPRIYDSDKVLSLSHEPKTILIYGAGVVGSEYASIFRGMGVKVDLINQRERLLSFLDAEISDALSYHLRNSGVVIRHNEEYESITGHDDKVVLKTKSGKTMAADCLLFANGRSGNIEQLDCQAVGLEPNYRGQLEVNENYQTSVDNIYAVGDIIGYPSLASAAYDQGRICASAIINGNCDKALISDIPTGIYTIPEISSVGKTEEELTEMKVPYEVGRAQFKHLARAQISGADVGCLKLLFHRETRELLGLHCFGERASEIIHIGQAIMEQKNGGNTIDYFVNTTFNYPTMAEAYRVAALNGINRLLL, from the coding sequence ATGACTGCAATAAAGCCTGAAACCGAAACAGAATTCGATGTCGTTGTCATCGGTACTGGTCCCGGCGGCGAAGGCGCTGCCATGCAATTGGCCAAAAGCGGCTACAACGTTGCCATAGTAGAAAAACATAAAGCCCTTGGCGGCGGTTGCACGCATTGGGGAACCATTCCATCCAAAGCTTTGCGACACTCCGTCAGTCGTCTAATTGAATACAATAATAATCCATTGTTTTCCGGCCCTGGCTGGCAGAGCGGTATGACTTTCAGTCACATACTGCACTATGCAGAATCGGTTATTCGTAAACAGGTGAAATTACGCAGTTCGTTTTACGACCGTAACGACGTTACTGTGGTGCACGGTACAGCTTCTTTTTTAGACAAGAACCGCATTCGGGTCACCAAACTGGACGGCTCTGTCGATGACTTGATCACAAAACATGTCGTTATCGCTACAGGGTCACGCCCATACAACCCGAAAGACGTCGACTTTTCGCATCCGCGCATTTACGACTCAGATAAAGTGTTGTCGTTGTCTCATGAACCTAAAACCATTCTGATATACGGTGCAGGTGTGGTGGGCAGTGAATACGCCAGTATTTTCCGGGGTATGGGCGTTAAAGTTGACTTAATAAACCAGCGTGAACGCCTGCTTTCTTTTCTGGATGCTGAAATTTCAGATGCGCTGAGTTATCACTTGCGCAACAGTGGCGTTGTCATTCGCCACAATGAAGAATACGAAAGCATTACCGGGCACGATGACAAAGTGGTGCTGAAAACTAAGTCTGGTAAGACCATGGCTGCCGACTGTCTGCTTTTTGCTAATGGCCGTTCCGGTAACATTGAACAGCTTGACTGCCAGGCGGTGGGGCTTGAACCCAACTATCGCGGCCAATTGGAGGTAAATGAAAACTACCAGACCAGTGTCGATAATATTTATGCAGTTGGCGACATTATTGGTTACCCCAGTTTAGCCAGCGCAGCATACGATCAGGGACGGATCTGTGCTTCCGCTATTATTAACGGTAATTGCGACAAAGCACTTATCAGCGATATCCCTACCGGTATTTACACCATCCCGGAAATCAGCTCGGTTGGTAAAACTGAAGAAGAACTGACTGAAATGAAAGTACCTTATGAGGTCGGCCGTGCGCAGTTTAAGCACCTTGCACGGGCGCAAATCTCCGGTGCCGACGTGGGTTGTCTGAAATTATTATTCCACCGTGAAACGCGAGAACTGCTGGGGCTTCACTGTTTTGGCGAGCGAGCTTCAGAAATTATCCACATTGGTCAGGCTATTATGGAGCAGAAAAACGGTGGTAACACCATCGACTACTTCGTCAACACCACCTTTAACTATCCGACCATGGCGGAAGCCTACCGGGTTGCGGCTCTTAACGGTATTAACCGCCTGTTGCTGTAA
- the nudE gene encoding ADP compounds hydrolase NudE: MSKEKQVPQILARRVVAQSRLMRIEAVDLKFSNGEQRQFERMKGSGRGAVMIVPCLDEETLLLIREYAAGLHDYQLGFPKGLIDPGETPEEAAQRELKEEVGYGSRQLEFLMEVSLAPQFFSAKMSVFVARDLYPESLPGDEPEPLEKVTWPLNDIDNLLAQPDFSEARSVAALLMLLRNLSEAQ, translated from the coding sequence ATGAGTAAAGAAAAACAAGTCCCGCAAATTCTGGCTCGTCGTGTCGTAGCACAAAGCCGCTTAATGCGTATTGAGGCCGTCGACCTTAAATTTAGCAATGGTGAGCAGCGTCAGTTTGAGCGCATGAAAGGCAGCGGTCGCGGCGCGGTGATGATTGTTCCCTGCCTGGATGAAGAAACTTTGTTACTGATTCGGGAATACGCTGCAGGCCTTCACGACTATCAACTCGGTTTTCCCAAAGGCCTGATTGACCCGGGCGAAACCCCGGAAGAGGCTGCTCAGCGTGAGCTAAAAGAAGAAGTTGGTTACGGCAGCCGTCAACTTGAATTCTTAATGGAAGTGTCTCTCGCGCCTCAGTTTTTCTCCGCCAAAATGAGTGTTTTCGTAGCTCGCGATTTATACCCCGAAAGCTTGCCGGGCGACGAACCTGAGCCGTTGGAAAAAGTGACCTGGCCATTAAACGATATTGACAACCTGCTGGCTCAACCCGATTTTTCTGAAGCGCGAAGTGTTGCGGCGCTGTTAATGCTTTTGCGTAATCTGAGTGAGGCACAGTAG